Sequence from the Candidatus Angelobacter sp. genome:
CTTTGAACCTTGAGTGGCGAGAAGTTTTTTGGCGACAGACATTGCTGTGAATGCTTTTATCTCCCGGCAAATGAAAGTTCGTCCCGCGACGCATGACGATCTGCCCGGCATTCTGGAGATTTACAACGAGGCGGTGCTGAACACCACCGCCACCTACGATTACGAACCCCGCACCCTGGAACACCGCACCGCCTGGTTCGAGGACCACGTGAAGAGCGGTCTTCCCGTGTTTGTCGCACTGGCCGAGGACGGGCGGGTCGTCGGCTGGAGCGCGTTGAATCGTTACCATGATCGCAAAGGTTACCAGTTCACCACGGAAAACTCTGTGTATGTCGCGGCGGGCCATCGTGGCAAAGGCATCGGCCGGTTGCTGATGAAACCGCTCGTCGAAGCGGCCCGGGCGCGCGGCCTGCACGCGATCCTCGCCGGCATTGACGCGGAGAACGAAGCGAGCGTCCGCCTGCACGCGTCGTTCGGTTTCGTGAAGGCCGCGCATTTCACGCAGGTCGGCTTCAAATTCGGCCGCTGGCTCGACGTGGTTTACATGGAACTGCTGCTTTGAGCCGCAGCGGGCCGCGCGTTTCGAACACCATGAACAATCCAACTGCCGTCCGTCATGAAAAGACGCTTCTGATCCGGCCCGAGTTCCTGAATCACGGCGGGACGCTGTTCGGCGGCTACATGATGCAATGGGCCGACGATATGGCGTACAACGCCGCGTCGCTCGCCTTTCCGTCCGCCGGTTTTGTCACCAAACTTTTCGGCCAGTTCGATTTCAAGTCGCCGGTGCGCGGCGGCGACATCATCAAGATTTTCAGCGAGGTCGAAAGCCGCGGCGCGACCTCGTGCAAAATCCTGGTGTGGGCGGTGAACGCCCGGACTGGCATTGAGGTCTTTCGCACATTCGCCGTGATGGTCAATGTGCGCAACGGAAGGAAGGTTTCGCTGGACGAACCGCTCGCGCCCGGGCCGCCGGCAAAAAAGCGGGAAGATTGAATGTCGATCCCGCGCCGCGTGTCCAAACCGCCGATACGTCATCGCCGGTCAGAATCCGAAAACAGACAAATGTGATCCATGTCATCCTTGCCTTCCCGAAATCATTCGCATTGTTTCGACACCGGCCCGGGTGCGTCGGCGAATCATCTCTTCACTTTCGGCCTTGGCTTCCTCCTCGCAGTAGCGGCCGCGCGAGCCGCAAACCGCCCAGGATTGTTGCAGGAGGATTTTCCATTTCAGGGCGCATGCATCAGCGCGAAATTTCCCGGTCACAACGTCGCGATGAAAGGCCTGGCCATTCGCGCGGGCAACGGCGTGAGCATGCTGTTCGACACCGAACTGTTGCGCATGGCGGCGGGTTGGACGGGTGGTTACATCACGACGCGCGGCGTTGCGTTCGACGGCGAGCATGGCGTCCACCCGTCGATCGAGGGCGAACAGAAGTTCGGCGTGGCGCCGGTTCCGGGCTGGGCCGATGCGCGCGGTGAATTTGGCGACCCGCGCTCCGAGCCGTTCGGTCCGCTGCCGGACGATTGGGCGCACTGGGACGGGCTTTACGTGCATGGAACAAACGTCGTTCTCGCCTACACGGTTCACGGCACTAAGATTTACGAGCAGCCTTCGAGTGTTGCCAGCGGGGGACAAATCGGCTTTGTGCGGACGTTTCGAATCGAAAAAACCGGGGACGCCCTTGCGATGGTCGTATGTGAGGTGGGTGGTGCGAGCGGCGAGGCCAAAGGCAATGTCGCGCATCTGACCACCCCGGACGGTGTTGTGACGGCCGTCGGCGCGGTGGATTTGCCCACAGACGCCGGACTCGAGGTTGTCGGCAATCGCGTCGTGTTGCGCCTGCCGAAAGGCGCGCCGGCGGGCACGTTCAAGCTCGTCATCTGGAATGGGAGCGCGGCAGACCTGACGAAATTCGCCGAGCTGATTGCGGGCAAACCTGCGCTGGTTGATTTTGCCAGAGGCGGGCCGGCGCATTGGGAACAGGAGGTCGTGACAAAGGGCGCGCTCGAGACCAGCAAGACGCCCGACGGCGCTTATGTCACGGACAGCCTGACGCCCCCACTGGACAACCCGTGGAAGCGTCGCGTGCGCCTCAGCGGCCTCGATTTTTTCGCCGACGGCAAACGCGCCGCGCTGTGCACGTGGGACGGCGACATCTGGATCGTTTCGGGCATCGATGGGAAACTGGAGAACCTCAGGTGGCGCCGCTTCGCCTCGGGCATGTATGAAACGCTCGGCCTGAAAATCGTGAACGGCGTGATTTACACCTCGGGCCGCGACCAGATCACGCGTTATCGTGATCTGAACAATGACGGCGAGGCCGATTACTACGAGAATTTCTGCAACCTCTACACTTCGACCGAAGGCTTCCACGAGTTTGTGTTTGATTTGCAGACGGACCGGGACGGGAATTTTTATTTTGCAAAAGCGGGTCCGGTGAATCCGGGCGGCCAGGGATTCCAGCGCATCGCCGCGAATGCCGGCACCCTGATGAAGGTTTCGGCGGACGGCAAAAAGCTCGAAGTCATCGCCACCGGTTTCCGCGCACCCAACGGCATCGGTGTCAGTCCAACGGGCCAGCTCACGACCGGCGACAATCAGGGCACCTGGGTCCCGACCGATCCGCTGAACTGGAT
This genomic interval carries:
- a CDS encoding acyl-CoA thioesterase; the encoded protein is MNNPTAVRHEKTLLIRPEFLNHGGTLFGGYMMQWADDMAYNAASLAFPSAGFVTKLFGQFDFKSPVRGGDIIKIFSEVESRGATSCKILVWAVNARTGIEVFRTFAVMVNVRNGRKVSLDEPLAPGPPAKKRED
- a CDS encoding GNAT family N-acetyltransferase — encoded protein: MKVRPATHDDLPGILEIYNEAVLNTTATYDYEPRTLEHRTAWFEDHVKSGLPVFVALAEDGRVVGWSALNRYHDRKGYQFTTENSVYVAAGHRGKGIGRLLMKPLVEAARARGLHAILAGIDAENEASVRLHASFGFVKAAHFTQVGFKFGRWLDVVYMELLL
- a CDS encoding DUF6797 domain-containing protein; this encodes MSSLPSRNHSHCFDTGPGASANHLFTFGLGFLLAVAAARAANRPGLLQEDFPFQGACISAKFPGHNVAMKGLAIRAGNGVSMLFDTELLRMAAGWTGGYITTRGVAFDGEHGVHPSIEGEQKFGVAPVPGWADARGEFGDPRSEPFGPLPDDWAHWDGLYVHGTNVVLAYTVHGTKIYEQPSSVASGGQIGFVRTFRIEKTGDALAMVVCEVGGASGEAKGNVAHLTTPDGVVTAVGAVDLPTDAGLEVVGNRVVLRLPKGAPAGTFKLVIWNGSAADLTKFAELIAGKPALVDFARGGPAHWEQEVVTKGALETSKTPDGAYVTDSLTPPLDNPWKRRVRLSGLDFFADGKRAALCTWDGDIWIVSGIDGKLENLRWRRFASGMYETLGLKIVNGVIYTSGRDQITRYRDLNNDGEADYYENFCNLYTSTEGFHEFVFDLQTDRDGNFYFAKAGPVNPGGQGFQRIAANAGTLMKVSADGKKLEVIATGFRAPNGIGVSPTGQLTTGDNQGTWVPTDPLNWIKSGGFYGVEDTSHRNPIPEFKQPLMWFAYREYDNSTGGQAWVTSDKWGPFQGELLHTSYGKCALYLIAKEQVSNLMQGGAVRFPLKFGSSAMRPRFNPGDGQLYVCGLQGWQTEAAKLSGFDRVRYTGKPVYMARGLKVDKTGVHITFTQPLDAREAADPQNYSGKRWNYRRTSNYGSDEYSVADPNRKGRDTLNIKAANLSNDGKTVTLAVDDLRPANVEIIRFNLRARDGTAMDSEIQHTINAIP